The Brassica napus cultivar Da-Ae chromosome C7, Da-Ae, whole genome shotgun sequence genome has a segment encoding these proteins:
- the LOC106436472 gene encoding G-type lectin S-receptor-like serine/threonine-protein kinase At5g24080 isoform X1: protein MSSFHFSSPYFCLSFSFFCLFLVSSVQVGLASEPNISLGSKLLASEPNRVWVSANGTFAIGFTRFKPTDQFLLSIWFAQLPGDPTIVWSPNRNSPVTKEAVLELEATGNLVLSDQTTTIWASNTSNHGVESAVMSESGNFLLLGTQVTTSPAIWQSFSQPADTLLPNQPLTVSLQLTSNPSPSRHGHYSLKMLQQHTSLSLGLTYNINLDPHANYSYWSGPEISNVTGDVTAVLDDTGSFKIVYGESSTGAVYVYKNPVDENRSYNSTSNPRLTKNRILRRLVLENNGNLRLYRWDNDMNGSSQWVPEWAAVSNPCDIAGICGNGVCNLDRTKKNADCLCLPGSVKLPDQEKNKLCSDNSSLVQECERNIKRNGTFKISTVQETNYYFSERSVIANYSDIGNVSKCGSMCLSDCKCVASVYGLDDEKPYCWILKGLNFGGFKDPGSTLFVKTRANESYPFNNHDDKDSKSNKSHGLRQKVLVIPIVVGMLVLVALLGMLLYYNVDRKRTLKRAVKNSLILCDSPVSFTYRDLQNATNNFSQLLGSGGFGTVYKGSVAGETLVAVKRLDRVLSHGEREFITEVNTIGSMHHMNLVRLCGYCSEDSHRLLVYEFMINGSLDKWIFSSDRTGRLLDWRTRFEIAVATAQGISYFHEQCRNRIIHCDIKPENILLDENFCPKISDFGLAKMMGREHSQVVTMIRGTRGYLAPEWVSNRPITVKADVYSYGMLLLEIVGGRRNLDVSFNAEDFFYPGWAYKELTNGTALKVVDRRLQGVAEEEEVVKALKVAFWCIQDDISMRPSMGEVVKLLEGSSDEINLPPMPQTILELIDEGLEDVYRALRREVNNQLSSFTVNTMTTSQSYLSSSRSHATCSYSSMSPR from the exons ATGTCTTCATTTCATTTTAGTTCTCCTTATTTTTGTCTCTCGTTCTCGTTCTTCTGCTTGTTCTTGGTTAGCTCGGTTCAAGTTGGCTTGGCTTCTGAACCGAACATCAGTTTGGGTTCAAAGTTATTAGCTAGTGAACCGAACCGGGTATGGGTTTCCGCAAATGGTACTTTTGCAATCGGGTTTACTCGGTTTAAACCAACCGACCAGTTCTTACTGAGCATTTGGTTCGCACAACTTCCCGGTGATCCAACCATCGTTTGGTCTCCCAATAG aaACTCCCCAGTCACAAAAGAAGCAGTCTTGGAGCTAGAAGCAACCGGAAACCTTGTACTCTCCGACCAAACCACCACCATATGGGCCTCAAACACCTCAAACCACGGCGTGGAATCAGCGGTCATGTCTGAATCCGGAAACTTCCTCCTCCTTGGGACCCAAGTTACCACCTCTCCAGCCATTTGGCAGAGCTTTTCACAACCTGCCGACACTCTCCTCCCAAACCAACCCTTAACCGTTTCTCTACAACTAACCTCTAACCCTTCACCGTCTCGTCATGGCCATTACTCACTGAAGATGCTTCAACAACACACTTCGCTTAGCCTAGGTCTAACCTACAACATCAATCTTGACCCTCACGCAAACTACTCATACTGGTCCGGACCTGAGATTTCCAATGTGACTGGAGATGTTACCGCTGTTCTTGACGATACTGGAAGCTTTAAAATCGTTTACGGAGAATCCTCTACAGGAGCAGTGTATGTCTACAAGAATCCAGTAGACGAAAACCGGAGCTATAATAGTACTAGTAATCCCCGGTTAACGAAAAACCGGATTCTGCGGAGATTGGTATTAGAGAACAACGGTAACCTCCGGTTGTACCGATGGGACAACGACATGAACGGTTCAAGCCAATGGGTACCTGAATGGGCGGCTGTATCAAACCCCTGTGACATAGCTGGGATATGCGGTAACGGAGTATGCAACTTGGACCGGACCAAGAAAAACGCCGACTGTTTATGTCTGCCCGGTTCGGTTAAGCTTCCTGATCAAGAAAAGAATAAACTCTGTTCAGACAACTCATCTCTGGTCCAAGAATGTGAGAGAAACATCAAACGTAACGGTACCTTCAAGATCTCGACGGTCCAAGAGACTAACTACTATTTCTCGGAACGTTCTGTTATCGCTAACTACAGCGATATCGGTAACGTGAGTAAATGCGGTTCGATGTGTTTGTCTGATTGCAAATGTGTTGCTTCGGTTTACGGTTTAGATGATGAGAAGCCTTATTGTTGGATTCTAAAGGGCCTCAACTTTGGCGGGTTTAAAGATCCTGGCTCAACACTTTTCGTCAAGACTAGAGCTAATGAGTCTTATCCTTTCAATAATCATGATGATAAGGATTCTAAATCGAATAAAAGCCATGGGTTAAGACAGAAGGTTCTTGTGATTCCTATAGTTGTTGGGATGCTTGTGCTTGTGGCACTACTTGGGATGTTGTTATACTACAATGTAGATAGGAAGAGAACACTAAAGAGAGCCGTAAAGAACTCGCTTATCCTTTGTGACTCTCCTGTGAGTTTTACTTATCGTGATCTTCAGAACGCTACAAATAATTTCTCCCAACTTCTTGGATCAG GTGGATTTGGGACAGTATACAAAGGAAGTGTAGCGGGTGAAACGCTGGTTGCAGTGAAGAGATTAGATAGAGTATTATCTCATGGAGAGCGAGAGTTTATCACCGAAGTCAATACCATTGGTTCCATGCATCACATGAACCTAGTTCGTTTGTGTGGTTACTGCTCCGAAGACTCACACCG GCTTCTAGTTTATGAGTTCATGATAAATGGGTCGTTAGACAAATGGATATTCTCTTCAGACCGGACGGGCAGGCTGCTTGATTGGCGCACACGTTTTGAGATTGCTGTGGCAACTGCGCAGGGGATATCTTATTTTCATGAACAGTGTAGAAACAGAATTATTCATTGTGACATTAAACCCGAGAACATCTTGTTGGATGAAAATTTTTGTCCTAAGATATCGGATTTTGGGCTGGCTAAGATGATGGGGAGAGAGCATTCTCAGGTGGTAACAATGATTAGAGGGACGAGAGGGTATCTAGCTCCGGAGTGGGTGAGTAACCGGCCAATTACAGTGAAGGCTGATGTGTATAGCTATGGAATGCTTCTTCTTGAGATTGTTGGTGGTAGGAGAAATCTTGATGTGTCCTTCAACGCTGAAGATTTCTTTTACCCTGGATGGGCTTACAAG GAACTAACGAACGGGACGGCCCTGAAAGTTGTGGATAGAAGGCTACAAGGAGTAGCAGAGGAAGAGGAAGTGGTGAAAGCTCTTAAAGTGGCGTTTTGGTGCATACAAGATGACATATCAATGAGGCCGTCAATGGGAGAAGTGGTGAAGCTTCTAGAAGGATCTTCAGACGAGATAAATCTGCCTCCAATGCCGCAAACGATTTTAGAACTTATCGATGAAGGACTGGAGGATGTGTATAGAGCGTTGAGGAGAGAGGTTAATAACCAGCTTAGCTCTTTCACTGTTAATACCATGACAACCTCTCAGAGTTATCTTTCTTCCTCTCGGTCTCATGCTACCTGTAGTTACTCTTCCATGTCTCCCAGGTAG
- the LOC106436472 gene encoding G-type lectin S-receptor-like serine/threonine-protein kinase At5g24080 isoform X2 gives MSESGNFLLLGTQVTTSPAIWQSFSQPADTLLPNQPLTVSLQLTSNPSPSRHGHYSLKMLQQHTSLSLGLTYNINLDPHANYSYWSGPEISNVTGDVTAVLDDTGSFKIVYGESSTGAVYVYKNPVDENRSYNSTSNPRLTKNRILRRLVLENNGNLRLYRWDNDMNGSSQWVPEWAAVSNPCDIAGICGNGVCNLDRTKKNADCLCLPGSVKLPDQEKNKLCSDNSSLVQECERNIKRNGTFKISTVQETNYYFSERSVIANYSDIGNVSKCGSMCLSDCKCVASVYGLDDEKPYCWILKGLNFGGFKDPGSTLFVKTRANESYPFNNHDDKDSKSNKSHGLRQKVLVIPIVVGMLVLVALLGMLLYYNVDRKRTLKRAVKNSLILCDSPVSFTYRDLQNATNNFSQLLGSGGFGTVYKGSVAGETLVAVKRLDRVLSHGEREFITEVNTIGSMHHMNLVRLCGYCSEDSHRLLVYEFMINGSLDKWIFSSDRTGRLLDWRTRFEIAVATAQGISYFHEQCRNRIIHCDIKPENILLDENFCPKISDFGLAKMMGREHSQVVTMIRGTRGYLAPEWVSNRPITVKADVYSYGMLLLEIVGGRRNLDVSFNAEDFFYPGWAYKELTNGTALKVVDRRLQGVAEEEEVVKALKVAFWCIQDDISMRPSMGEVVKLLEGSSDEINLPPMPQTILELIDEGLEDVYRALRREVNNQLSSFTVNTMTTSQSYLSSSRSHATCSYSSMSPR, from the exons ATGTCTGAATCCGGAAACTTCCTCCTCCTTGGGACCCAAGTTACCACCTCTCCAGCCATTTGGCAGAGCTTTTCACAACCTGCCGACACTCTCCTCCCAAACCAACCCTTAACCGTTTCTCTACAACTAACCTCTAACCCTTCACCGTCTCGTCATGGCCATTACTCACTGAAGATGCTTCAACAACACACTTCGCTTAGCCTAGGTCTAACCTACAACATCAATCTTGACCCTCACGCAAACTACTCATACTGGTCCGGACCTGAGATTTCCAATGTGACTGGAGATGTTACCGCTGTTCTTGACGATACTGGAAGCTTTAAAATCGTTTACGGAGAATCCTCTACAGGAGCAGTGTATGTCTACAAGAATCCAGTAGACGAAAACCGGAGCTATAATAGTACTAGTAATCCCCGGTTAACGAAAAACCGGATTCTGCGGAGATTGGTATTAGAGAACAACGGTAACCTCCGGTTGTACCGATGGGACAACGACATGAACGGTTCAAGCCAATGGGTACCTGAATGGGCGGCTGTATCAAACCCCTGTGACATAGCTGGGATATGCGGTAACGGAGTATGCAACTTGGACCGGACCAAGAAAAACGCCGACTGTTTATGTCTGCCCGGTTCGGTTAAGCTTCCTGATCAAGAAAAGAATAAACTCTGTTCAGACAACTCATCTCTGGTCCAAGAATGTGAGAGAAACATCAAACGTAACGGTACCTTCAAGATCTCGACGGTCCAAGAGACTAACTACTATTTCTCGGAACGTTCTGTTATCGCTAACTACAGCGATATCGGTAACGTGAGTAAATGCGGTTCGATGTGTTTGTCTGATTGCAAATGTGTTGCTTCGGTTTACGGTTTAGATGATGAGAAGCCTTATTGTTGGATTCTAAAGGGCCTCAACTTTGGCGGGTTTAAAGATCCTGGCTCAACACTTTTCGTCAAGACTAGAGCTAATGAGTCTTATCCTTTCAATAATCATGATGATAAGGATTCTAAATCGAATAAAAGCCATGGGTTAAGACAGAAGGTTCTTGTGATTCCTATAGTTGTTGGGATGCTTGTGCTTGTGGCACTACTTGGGATGTTGTTATACTACAATGTAGATAGGAAGAGAACACTAAAGAGAGCCGTAAAGAACTCGCTTATCCTTTGTGACTCTCCTGTGAGTTTTACTTATCGTGATCTTCAGAACGCTACAAATAATTTCTCCCAACTTCTTGGATCAG GTGGATTTGGGACAGTATACAAAGGAAGTGTAGCGGGTGAAACGCTGGTTGCAGTGAAGAGATTAGATAGAGTATTATCTCATGGAGAGCGAGAGTTTATCACCGAAGTCAATACCATTGGTTCCATGCATCACATGAACCTAGTTCGTTTGTGTGGTTACTGCTCCGAAGACTCACACCG GCTTCTAGTTTATGAGTTCATGATAAATGGGTCGTTAGACAAATGGATATTCTCTTCAGACCGGACGGGCAGGCTGCTTGATTGGCGCACACGTTTTGAGATTGCTGTGGCAACTGCGCAGGGGATATCTTATTTTCATGAACAGTGTAGAAACAGAATTATTCATTGTGACATTAAACCCGAGAACATCTTGTTGGATGAAAATTTTTGTCCTAAGATATCGGATTTTGGGCTGGCTAAGATGATGGGGAGAGAGCATTCTCAGGTGGTAACAATGATTAGAGGGACGAGAGGGTATCTAGCTCCGGAGTGGGTGAGTAACCGGCCAATTACAGTGAAGGCTGATGTGTATAGCTATGGAATGCTTCTTCTTGAGATTGTTGGTGGTAGGAGAAATCTTGATGTGTCCTTCAACGCTGAAGATTTCTTTTACCCTGGATGGGCTTACAAG GAACTAACGAACGGGACGGCCCTGAAAGTTGTGGATAGAAGGCTACAAGGAGTAGCAGAGGAAGAGGAAGTGGTGAAAGCTCTTAAAGTGGCGTTTTGGTGCATACAAGATGACATATCAATGAGGCCGTCAATGGGAGAAGTGGTGAAGCTTCTAGAAGGATCTTCAGACGAGATAAATCTGCCTCCAATGCCGCAAACGATTTTAGAACTTATCGATGAAGGACTGGAGGATGTGTATAGAGCGTTGAGGAGAGAGGTTAATAACCAGCTTAGCTCTTTCACTGTTAATACCATGACAACCTCTCAGAGTTATCTTTCTTCCTCTCGGTCTCATGCTACCTGTAGTTACTCTTCCATGTCTCCCAGGTAG
- the LOC106417827 gene encoding acidic endochitinase-like has translation MSNIKFLKPVLSFFFFISCCFCKPSHSSRGIAIYWGQNGFEGSLSATCATGRYAYVNIAFLVKFGNGQTPELNLAGHCNPAANTCTHFGAQVKTCQRRGIKVMLSLGGAIGNYSIGSREDAKMVADYLWNNFLGGKSSARPLGDAVLDGIDFNIELGSPQHWDDLVRFLSNFSHRGRKVYITGAPQCPFPDDLMGSALKTRLFDYVWVMFYNNPPCQYTSGDTQSLFHSWKTWTTSVTAQKIFLGLPAAPEAAGGGYIPADVLVSQILPTVKKSRKYGGVMLWSKFWDDKNGYSSSIVARV, from the exons atgagtaACATAAAATTTCTTAAGCCTGTtttatcctttttcttcttcataagCTGCTGTTTTTGCAAACCCTCCCATTCATCCAGAGGCATAGCCATCTACTGGGGCCAAAACGGCTTCGAAGGTAGTCTCTCCGCCACATGTGCCACCGGCAGGTATGCTTACGTCAACATCGCCTTTCTTGTGAAATTCGGAAACGGTCAAACGCCGGAGCTCAACCTTGCCGGCCACTGCAACCCTGCGGCTAACACTTGCACCCATTTTGGCGCTCAGGTCAAAACTTGTCAACGTCGTGGCATCAAG GTTATGTTGTCTCTCGGCGGCGCCATTGGAAACTATTCAATCGGGTCTAGGGAAGACGCAAAAATGGTCGCTGATTATTTGTGGAACAACTTTTTGGGAGGGAAATCATCGGCACGTCCCTTAGGTGATGCTGTTCTTGATGGTATCGATTTCAATATCGAACTTGGCTCTCCTCAACACTGGGATGATCTTGTTAG gtttctttcaaattttagCCACCGGGGAAGAAAAGTGTACATAACAGGAGCTCCTCAGTGTCCATTTCCAGACGATCTAATGGGAAGTGCCCTTAAAACTAGACTTTTCGACTATGTTTGGGTCATGTTCTACAACAATCCACCTTGTCAATACACTTCAGGTGATACGCAAAGCCTTTTCCATTCATGGAAGACGTGGACAACTTCGGTCACTGCCCAAAAAATCTTTCTAGGTCTCCCAGCGGCTCCTGAAGCCGCTGGAGGTGGATATATCCCAGCGGATGTACTGGTTTCACAGATTCTTCCAACTGTAAAGAAGTCACGAAAATATGGAGGTGTAATGCTTTGGTCTAAATTTTGGGATGATAAAAATGGTTACAGTTCATCTATAGTGGCTCGTGTGTGA
- the LOC106436466 gene encoding eukaryotic translation initiation factor 3 subunit B-like, which produces MADAEVERRMKVMRGDTWTISTRRRTYRRIESKAGSSRSHKESYIQKERSYLQFIKIETKNPPTSIPCSSSLTRRFFDRPLDSKCFNVGALDQLFIRDGTLDKLLWNDNWSVDGTVSFFRYPSYKKLPSRWSPLGSFFVTSNYGVVSIWGSRYYTDFGRLMRFSHYQVEEFDISPGEKYLVTYNRPDLTDPNGLWLKIFDVSTGTGIVGLNNGDVADSPQWPVIRWAGGKDDTYFATLSKNNTVSVYETKNFNLLGKAPLNLDDVIDISWSPTEAVLAILLKAGGEQHVKTLLLQIPDKLKLAEKDLTAIVGDCKMHWQSNGEYFAVNTYGGFEFFRIKEEGIPTDFLKVDKRILAFAWEPSGHRFAVIYGDEPTLSVSFYSMKTPGKVTELTTLSNKQADSLFWSPKGNLVVVAALKEGKLEFFDVDRLAQISSVANVKANQVVWNPSGEYVATVSTLPQEEFDSDWCSDPNDPLDRFTIWSSGGDCLFVHQCQNRIMQLDWRP; this is translated from the exons ATGGCTGATGCTGAAGTGGAGAGAAGAATGAAGGTGATGAGAGGTGATACCTGGACGATTAGTACTCGACGACGTACATATAGGAGGATTGAGag caaAGCTGGATCTAGTCGATCCCATAAGGAATCATACATTCAGAAGGAGCGCTCTTACTTGCAGTTTATCAAGATCGAAACCAAA AACCCTCCCACTAGTATTCCATGCTCTTCTTCTCTGACCAGGAGGTTTTTCGACAGACCCTTGGACTCCAAG TGCTTTAACGTTGGAGCCTTGGATCAATTATTTATCCGTGATGGCACACTTGACAAGCTTTTATGGAATGATAATTGGTCTGTTGATGGAACCGTATCTTTTTTCCGTTATCCTTCTTATAAGAAGTTGCCTTCGCGGTGGTCTCCTCTAggttccttctttgtcacatcTAACTACGGCGTGGTCAGTATTTGGGGCTCAAGATATTATACGGACTTTGGCCGCCTCATGCGTTTTAGTCACTATCAG GTAGAAGAGTTTGATATTTCCCCAGGTGAGAAATACCTAGTAACCTATAACAGACCAGACCTAACTGACCCAAAT GGACTCTGGCTAAAGATTTTCGATGTGAGCACTGGGACAGGAATCGTTGGACTAAATAATGGTGATGTTGCTGACTCTCCCCAGTGGCCTGTGATAAG ATGGGCTGGGGGTAAAGATGATACATACTTCGCCACGCTTAGCAAAAACAACACTGTATCTGTCTACGAGACCAAGAATTTCAACCTGTTGGGCAAGGCACCACTGAACCTTGATGATGTTATAGATATTTCTTGGTCTCCCACAGAAGCTGTGCTTGCAATACTGTTGAAAGCCGGTGGCGAGCAGCATGTCAAGACTCTTCTTTTACAAATCCCCGACAAGTTGAAGCTGGCAGAGAAGGATCTTACCGCTATTGTTGGTGACTGCAAGATGCACTGGCAGAGCAATGGTGAGTACTTTGCTGTCAACACTTACGGGGGATTTGAGTTTTTCCGCATCAAAGAGGAAGGCATACCCACAGATTTTCTCAAGGTGGACAAGAGGATCCTGGCTTTTGCGTGGGAACCTAGCGGTCACAGATTTGCTGTGATTTACGGAGACGAACCAACCCTATCTGTCAGTTTCTATTCGATGAAGACACCTGGAAAGGTCACAGAGCTTACTACTTTGAGCAACAAGCAAGCAGATTCCCTCTTTTGGTCGCCCAAAGGCAATCTCGTGGTTGTTGCTGCATTGAAAGAGGgcaagcttgagttttttgatGTGGATCGGCTTGCTCAAATTTCCTCAGTTGCAAACGTGAAGGCCAACCAGGTTGTTTGGAATCCAAGTGGGGAATATGTTGCAACGGTGTCTACGCTACCACAAGAGGAGTTTGATAGTGATTGGTGCAGTGATCCAAATGACCCTCTTGATAGGTTTACTATCTGGTCCTCCGGTGGAGATTGTCTTTTTGTTCATCAGTGTCAAAATCGCATAATGCAG CTTGATTGGCGCCCTTAA